The Marinilabiliales bacterium genome includes a region encoding these proteins:
- a CDS encoding multidrug DMT transporter permease, with translation MVVIHSYAWAVFLAFITMLCWGSWANTQKMATKKWPFQLFYWDYAIGVLLLSLVLAFTAGSTGTEGRGFIADLSQADLSALGSAFLGGVVFNIANILLVAAIAIAGMAVAFPIGIGLALALGVIVNFIATPLGNPVMLFIGVAFVVVAIVLDARAYKKLPSATGQTSTKGIVVSLLAGLLMGFFYRFVAASMAADFVNPEAGKLTPYTASVVFALGLLISNFLWNTLFMYKPITGEKVTYKDYFKEGDTKLHLIGILGGVIWSIGFTVNIIAAEQAGFAISYGLGQGATLIAALWGVFIWKEFKGAKGVNGLLTAMFLFFVVGLGLIIASRLY, from the coding sequence ACGCGTGGGCAGTATTCCTTGCCTTTATTACAATGCTGTGCTGGGGTTCATGGGCAAATACCCAGAAAATGGCCACCAAAAAGTGGCCCTTCCAGCTTTTCTACTGGGATTATGCGATAGGGGTCCTGCTTCTGTCCCTTGTACTGGCTTTCACGGCCGGAAGTACCGGAACAGAGGGCCGCGGATTTATAGCGGACCTGTCACAGGCCGATCTGTCTGCTCTGGGCTCGGCATTCCTGGGAGGAGTGGTTTTTAATATTGCCAATATCCTTCTGGTTGCAGCAATTGCAATCGCGGGCATGGCTGTTGCTTTTCCCATTGGTATCGGACTGGCGCTTGCGCTGGGGGTCATAGTAAACTTTATCGCTACCCCGCTCGGAAACCCTGTCATGTTGTTTATAGGGGTGGCATTTGTTGTTGTTGCCATTGTTCTCGATGCCAGGGCATACAAAAAGCTGCCTTCTGCAACAGGCCAGACCTCCACGAAAGGAATTGTGGTATCCCTGCTTGCGGGACTTCTGATGGGATTTTTCTACAGGTTCGTGGCTGCTTCGATGGCCGCCGACTTTGTCAACCCGGAAGCTGGCAAGCTGACGCCATATACCGCGTCAGTAGTTTTTGCACTCGGACTTCTTATATCAAACTTCCTGTGGAACACCCTTTTTATGTATAAACCCATAACAGGCGAAAAGGTCACCTATAAGGACTATTTTAAGGAAGGCGACACGAAGCTGCACCTGATAGGGATCCTGGGAGGTGTAATATGGAGCATTGGCTTTACGGTCAATATTATTGCAGCCGAACAGGCTGGTTTTGCTATTTCTTACGGACTGGGACAGGGTGCTACCCTGATCGCTGCACTATGGGGAGTATTTATCTGGAAAGAGTTCAAGGGCGCTAAAGGAGTGAACGGGCTGCTTACGGCGATGTTCCTGTTTTTTGTAGTGGGACTCGGACTGATAATTGCGTCGAGGCTTTATTAA